A section of the Centroberyx gerrardi isolate f3 chromosome 8, fCenGer3.hap1.cur.20231027, whole genome shotgun sequence genome encodes:
- the LOC139915005 gene encoding ADAMTS-like protein 2, whose amino-acid sequence MRVWSWEQCGETGLVLLGFLTLAVSVGNLSTRGLQEEGVASNSLEEELEVTTYWWGEWAKWTACTRTCGGGVMSQERHCLKQRKKVAAGKDNMTCTGTPKKYHLCNTKECPTTGRSFREEQCWSFNSQLYNGRNYHWKPLYPDDYVHISSNPCDLHCTTADGQRQLMVTARDGTSCKYSSYRGVCVDGKCEPIGCDGVLFSSNTLDKCGVCQGDGSSCSRVTGNFRRGATTLGYSFITQIPEGSWDIQIIERKKSADVLAVTDQAGNFFFNGAYKVDSPQNFHAAGTIFKYRRPMDVYETGIEYIVAKGPIDQAINILVWNQNGRIPYITYEYTVLRESLSPVPPPPVYTGADSSAGAASVEVGGLLAPNASVYDTAGPEGRQNRVLLEPGVPGGAEGQKGQETNEVYEETAAIDCDQDGAAAPQYTEGNSSHTGGAAVPAPAGGLLEAGPESQNLIWRVLLGDRIVPDELLINISTNQLLTEGGGLFSSDLDLSSLEQGEPFPLNETLEFSLGRKRNDSGDGFYQNRTVLSGARTGSRSNRTRGNQRLHQKNLKLSPADMYRWKLSSQEPCSMTCSIGVSKSFAMCVRYDGVEVDDMYCDALTRPEPVHDFCIGRECQPRWEASSWSECSRTCGEGFQFRLVRCWKMLSPGLDSSVYSDLCTLAELERPPERRACKSPTCGPQWEVAEWAECPAKCGRRAQVTREVRCSDETRPCDPMTRPPHLKNCTGPPCERHWTVSEWGPCSGSCGYGKMVRHVYCKTPEGRVVPETQCSAENKPLAIHPCGERDCAPHWLSQDWERCNTTCGRGVKRRMVLCAGIAGGKIQILDEEPCGGSEKPEEENTCFERPCFKWYTTPWSECTKTCGVGVRMRDVKCYQGRELVRGCDPLTKPVAKQTCALQPCPTEPPDESCQDRPTTNCSLALKVNLCSHWYYSKACCHSCRVVRPAS is encoded by the exons ATGAGGGTGTGGTCATGGGAGCAGTGCGGGGAGACCGGCCTGGTCCTGCTGGGCTTCCTGACGCTGGCGGTCTCAGTGGGGAACCTGTCCACCCGGGGGCTGCAG gaGGAGGGCGTGGCGTCCAACagtctggaggaggagctggaggtgaCGACCTACTGGTGGGGGGAGTGGGCCAAGTGGACGGCCTGCACCCGCacctgtggggggggggtgatgtcaCAGGAGAGACACTGCCTCAAACAGAG AAAGAAAGTCGCCGCTGGGAAAGACAACATGACCTGTACAGGCACCCCAAAGAAATACCACCTCTGCAACACTAAg gAATGTCCGACCACTGGGCGGAGCTTCAGAGAGGAGCAGTGCTGGTCCTTCAACTCCCAGCTTTACAATGGGAGGAACTACCACTGGAAACCCCTGTATCCCG ATGACTACGTCCACATCTCCAGTAACCCCTGTGACCTCCACTGCACCACAGCCGACGGTCAGAGGCAGCTGATGGTGACGGCACGTGACGGGACGTCCTGCAAGTACAGCAGCTACCGCGGGGTGTGTGTGGACGGTAAGTGTGAG CCAATCGGATGCGACGGAGTGCTCTTCTCCTCCAACACGCTGGATAAGTGTGGCGTTTGTCAGGGAGacggcagcagctgcagcagagtcACCGGGAACTTCCGCCGCGGGGCCACGACTCTGG GTTACTCCTTTATCACTCAAATCCCTGAAGGATCATGGGACATCCAGATCATCGAGAGGAAGAAGTCCGCCGATGTTCTAG CTGTAACCGATCAGGCGGGAAACTTCTTCTTCAACGGGGCCTACAAGGTGGACAGTCCCCAGAACTTCCACGCCGCCGGCACCATCTTCAAGTACCGCCGGCCCATGGACGTGTACGAGACCGGGATCGAGTACATCGTGGCCAAAGGCCCCATCGACCAGGCCATCAATATTCTG GTTTGGAACCAGAACGGTCGCATCCCGTACATCACCTACGAATACACCGTCCTGCGAGAGTCCCTGTCTCCCGTCCCGCCTCCGCCCGTCTACACCGGCGCCGACAGCTCGGCCGGGGCGGCGTCTGTGGAGGTGGGGGGTCTGCTGGCCCCGAACGCCAGCGTTTACGACACGGCGGGCCCCGAGGGCCGGCAGAACCGGGTGCTGCTGGAGCCAGGCGTCCCGGGAGGCGCGGAGGGGCAGAAGGGCCAGGAGACCAACGAGGTTTACGAGGAGACGGCCGCCATCGACTGCGACCAGGATGGAGCGGCGGCCCCCCAGTATACAG AGGGAAACAGCAGCCACACAGGCGGCGCCGCCGTCCCCGCCCCGGCCGGCGGGCTCCTGGAGGCGGGGCCAGAATCCCAGAACCTCATCTGGAGGGTCCTGCTGGGCGACCGGATCGTCCCGGACGAGCTGCTCATCAACATCTCCACCAATCAGCTGCtgacggagggaggggggctgttCTCGTCGGACTTGGACCTGAGCAGCCTGGAGCAAGGCGAGCCCTTCCCTCTGAACGAGACGCTGGAGTTCAGTCTGGGACGCAAACGCAACGACAGCGGAGACGGGTTCTACCAGAACAGAACGGTGCTGAGCGGGGCGAGGACCGGCAGCCGCTCCAACAGAACCAG ggggAATCAGAGGCTCCACCAGAAGAACCTGAAGCTGAGTCCTGCAGACATGTACCGCTGGAAACTCTCCTCCCAGGAGCCCTGCAGCATGACCTGCTCtatag GAGTGTCGAAGTCGTTTGCCATGTGTGTTCGTTACGACGGCGTGGAGGTGGACGACATGTACTGCGACGCTCTGACCAGGCCGGAGCCCGTCCACGACTTCTGCATCGGCAGGGAATGCCAGCCGAG ATGGGAGGCCAGCAGCTGGAGCGAGTGCTCCAGGACCTGCGGAGAGGGTTTCCAGTTCCGTCTGGTGCGCTGCTGGAAGATGCTGTCGCCCGGCCTGGACAGCTCCGTCTACAGCGACCTCTGCACCCTGGCCGAGCTGGAGAGACCGCCGGAGAGACGCGCCTGCAAGAGCCCCACCTGCGGCCCGCAGTGGGAGGTGGCCGAGTGGGCCGAG tGTCCGGCTAAATGCGGCCGCAGAGCCCAGGTGACCCGCGAGGTCCGCTGCTCCGACGAGACCAGACCGTGTGACCCGATGACCAGACCGCCTCACCTCAAAAACTGCACCGGCCCGCCCTGCGAACGCCACTGGACGGTGTCCGAGTGGGGGCCT TGCTCGGGGTCGTGCGGTTACGGGAAGATGGTGCGTCACGTCTACTGTAAGACTCCGGAGGGCCGCGTGGTTCCTGAGACCCAGTGCTCCGCAGAGAACAAGCCGCTGGCCATCCACCCCTGTGGGGAGAGGGACTGCGCTCCACACTGGCTGAGCCAGGACTGGGAGAGG TGTAACACGACATGCGGTCGTGGAGTGAAGCGGAGGATGGTCCTGTGTGCCGGCATCGCTGGCGGAAAGATCCAGATCCTGGACGAGGAGCCGTGCGGCGGCAGCGAGAAGCCGGAGGAGGAGAACACGTGCTTCGAGAGGCCCTGCTTCAAATGGTACACCACTCCCTGGTCTGAG TGCACGAAGACGTGCGGCGTGGGCGTGAGGATGCGGGATGTGAAGTGCTACCAGGGCCGGGAGCTGGTGCGAGGCTGCGACCCGCTCACCAAGCCGGTGGCCAAGCAGACCTGCGCTCTGCAGCCGTGTCCCACCGAGCCgccag ATGAAAGCTGTCAGGACCGTCCCACCACCAACTGCTCCCTGGCTCTGAAGGTCAACCTGTGCAGCCACTGGTACTACAGCAAGGCCTGCTGCCACTCCTGCCGGGTGGTGCGACCTGCCTCCTAG